The Polaromonas sp. SP1 DNA window CGCTGTCGGCCTTCTGGATCCTGGCGCTCAACTCGTGGATGCAGACGCCGGCGGGTTTTGAAATGATCAACGGCCAGGCGCATGTGACGAGCTGGTTCGAGGTGATCTTCAACCCGTCCTTCCCCTACCGCCTCACGCACATGCTGCTGGCTTCGGGCCTCACGGTGGCCTTCCTGGTGGCGGGCATCTCGGCTTACCGCTGGCTGCGCGACGACCGCAGCGCGGAAGTCATCGCCAGCCTGAAGACCGGCATCTACATGGCCGCCATGCTGATCCCGCTTCAGATCATCGCGGGCGACCTGCACGGCCTGAACACGCTGGAGCACCAGCCGGCCAAGCTGGCCGCGATGGAAGGCATCTGGAAAACCGAAAAAGGCGTGCCGGCCGTGCTGTTTGCCTTGCCCGACGAGAAGGCCAAAGAGAACCGCTACGAGATCGCGATTCCCAAACTCGCGTCGCTCTACCTCACGCACTCGCTGGACGGTGAAGTCAAAGGCCTGGACCAGTTTGAAGGCAAGCATCCGCCGGTGGCGCCGGTGTTCTGGGCCTTCCGCATCATGGTCGGTGTGGGCATGCTGATGCTGCTTGTCAGCTGGGCCAGCGTGCTTCGGTTGGCGCCATGGAAGAAGGACCCGTCGCGCGAACTCACGGTGTGGCATGCCCGCCTGCTCGTGGCCATGACCTTTGCGGGCTGGATTGCGCTGGTCGCCGGCTGGTACGTGACCGAGATCGGCCGCCAGCCCTGGCTGGTGACGGGCGTGCTGACGGCGGCCGATGCGGCCTCGAAAGTGCCGGCGCCGCGCATCGCGCTCACGCTGGCGATGTACCTGGTGCTGTATGCGGTGCTGCTGGTGTCATACATCTCGGTGGTGTTTTACCTGGCGCGCCACAAGAAGCATGCCGACAAACCGTTCGGCGACGACGGCACGGCCGGCGATACCGAGAAGGCGCTCAACGTCGTGAATTACCCCGAGAAGGAAGGAGCTGCCCAT harbors:
- a CDS encoding cytochrome ubiquinol oxidase subunit I — encoded protein: MDGLDAFLLARIQFAANITFHILFPTISISLGWVLLYFKLRFVKSQDQFWMDAYQFWVKIFALTFALGVVSGITMSFQFGTNWPGYMEKVGNIAGPLLAYEVLTAFFLEATMLGVMLFARERVSETMHTVATLLVAGGTTLSAFWILALNSWMQTPAGFEMINGQAHVTSWFEVIFNPSFPYRLTHMLLASGLTVAFLVAGISAYRWLRDDRSAEVIASLKTGIYMAAMLIPLQIIAGDLHGLNTLEHQPAKLAAMEGIWKTEKGVPAVLFALPDEKAKENRYEIAIPKLASLYLTHSLDGEVKGLDQFEGKHPPVAPVFWAFRIMVGVGMLMLLVSWASVLRLAPWKKDPSRELTVWHARLLVAMTFAGWIALVAGWYVTEIGRQPWLVTGVLTAADAASKVPAPRIALTLAMYLVLYAVLLVSYISVVFYLARHKKHADKPFGDDGTAGDTEKALNVVNYPEKEGAAHA